One genomic window of Bacillus mycoides includes the following:
- a CDS encoding NAD(P)/FAD-dependent oxidoreductase, whose protein sequence is MKHLVILGGGYGGMRILQRLLPSNQLPDDVQVTLIDKVPYHCFKTEYYALVAGTISETHIRIPFPEHPRLNIQYGTITNIDLETKAVHLDGGETIQYDDLIIGLGCEDKYHNVPGAKEYTHSLQSIEQTRKTYEQLNSLEPNATVAVVGAGLSGVEVASELRESRSDLKIYLFDRKDRILFPYPEKLSRYVEEWFVKHKVTIIRNSNITKVEPNIVYNHDEPLECDAIVWTAGIQANEVVRNLPVEQDGSGRVVLTKYHNIPNNEHVYVVGDCAALPHAPSAQLAEGQGEQIVQILLKRWNNEPLPDELPVIKLKGVLGSLGKKHGFGLLANQPLMGRVPRLLKSGLLWMYKYHNG, encoded by the coding sequence ATGAAACACCTCGTAATACTGGGTGGCGGCTACGGTGGAATGAGAATTCTGCAGCGGCTACTTCCGAGCAACCAACTTCCAGATGATGTACAAGTGACATTAATCGACAAAGTACCATATCATTGCTTCAAAACTGAATATTATGCATTAGTGGCAGGTACAATTTCAGAAACGCATATTCGCATACCGTTTCCTGAACACCCACGTCTTAATATTCAATACGGCACAATCACAAATATTGATCTTGAGACGAAAGCCGTTCATCTCGATGGCGGTGAAACAATCCAATATGATGATTTAATTATCGGTCTTGGCTGTGAAGATAAATATCATAACGTTCCTGGGGCGAAGGAATATACACATAGCCTACAATCAATTGAACAAACACGTAAGACATATGAACAATTAAATAGCCTAGAACCGAATGCAACAGTAGCTGTCGTTGGTGCTGGTTTAAGCGGCGTTGAAGTGGCAAGCGAACTTCGTGAGAGTCGTTCAGATTTAAAAATCTATTTATTTGATAGAAAAGATAGAATTTTATTCCCATATCCAGAGAAATTAAGTAGATACGTAGAAGAATGGTTTGTAAAACATAAAGTTACCATTATACGAAACTCTAACATTACAAAAGTGGAACCAAACATTGTATACAACCATGATGAACCACTTGAATGTGATGCAATCGTCTGGACAGCTGGTATTCAAGCAAATGAAGTTGTTCGAAATCTTCCAGTTGAACAAGATGGTAGCGGACGGGTTGTTTTAACAAAATATCACAATATTCCAAATAATGAGCACGTTTATGTTGTAGGAGATTGTGCAGCACTTCCACATGCACCATCTGCTCAACTTGCTGAAGGTCAAGGAGAACAAATTGTCCAAATATTATTAAAACGTTGGAATAATGAACCACTTCCTGATGAACTGCCTGTTATTAAATTAAAAGGTGTTCTCGGTTCTCTCGGCAAAAAACACGGATTTGGTTTACTAGCAAACCAACCATTAATGGGACGTGTACCGAGATTATTAAAATCCGGTCTTCTTTGGATGTACAAATATCATAACGGTTAA
- a CDS encoding aspartyl-phosphate phosphatase Spo0E family protein translates to MNLAKLNNRIEVKKKELIHLVEKYGFAHDKVISLSQDLDRLLNLLTKLTTSVSRRSNPTNKEKRCSL, encoded by the coding sequence ATGAACTTAGCAAAACTAAATAATCGAATAGAAGTGAAAAAGAAAGAATTAATCCACCTTGTTGAAAAATATGGATTTGCTCACGATAAAGTCATTTCTCTCAGTCAAGACTTAGATCGTTTGCTAAACTTATTAACGAAGCTAACTACTTCCGTCTCAAGACGATCTAATCCTACAAACAAAGAAAAGAGATGTTCCCTCTGA